Proteins encoded together in one Phyllobacterium zundukense window:
- a CDS encoding aldehyde dehydrogenase family protein, with translation MISARQVRMVSFSGGDRRGDQPIGGLEEACYGSSVIVMKDCDFDKAVEGSVSGAFWVVGQNYIGAQRILIQADLNERDPIWGDGRRP, from the coding sequence TTGATCTCTGCGCGCCAGGTCCGCATGGTGTCGTTTTCGGGCGGCGACCGACGAGGCGATCAGCCGATCGGCGGGCTTGAAGAAGCTTGCTATGGAAGCTCGGTCATCGTCATGAAGGATTGCGACTTTGACAAAGCAGTTGAAGGCTCTGTCTCCGGCGCGTTCTGGGTCGTGGGCCAAAACTACATCGGCGCGCAACGCATTCTGATCCAAGCCGATCTGAATGAGCGGGATCCTATCTGGGGAGACGGACGTCGGCCCTAG
- a CDS encoding polysaccharide deacetylase family protein: MTNVGKSDNGEFKPPFVVINIDDVGMCHGANQAYIELRRLGAVDSGSVMVPCPWFPEIAEAGALEPDLNLGIHLTLTSEKRHYRWRPLTKVSASSGLIDGDGFMWRSVAELRRHAHPDAVDAEMRAQIETFLSAGLTPTHVDGHMGGVFSPEFVDRYVALCLEFKLPTVFPATIAAYGPKHNLGAVDQDSYTSAAERLVNAGEILATKALETPWHRRQPAAERYQHLFEQIEPGLNFLCLHANAPGEIEAIEPDSAQIRIDEYEVLKDSSFRKWTDGLPVRRGSLREGVKSMTKSSACSTSPDAPSLGS, from the coding sequence ATGACCAATGTTGGGAAAAGCGACAACGGAGAGTTCAAACCTCCCTTCGTGGTGATCAATATCGACGACGTTGGCATGTGTCACGGCGCCAATCAAGCTTATATTGAGCTGCGTCGGCTTGGAGCGGTGGATTCAGGATCCGTTATGGTCCCGTGTCCATGGTTTCCCGAAATCGCCGAGGCTGGCGCGCTGGAACCAGATCTTAATCTCGGCATCCATCTCACACTCACATCCGAGAAGCGCCACTATCGATGGCGGCCTCTCACAAAGGTTTCAGCTTCATCGGGGCTCATCGACGGCGACGGCTTCATGTGGCGGAGTGTAGCGGAGCTGCGGCGTCATGCCCATCCAGACGCGGTCGACGCCGAGATGCGTGCTCAAATCGAGACCTTTCTCTCGGCGGGTCTGACCCCCACGCATGTTGATGGCCATATGGGTGGCGTCTTTTCACCCGAGTTTGTTGACCGATATGTCGCACTCTGCCTTGAGTTTAAACTACCCACAGTGTTCCCAGCAACGATCGCAGCATACGGGCCTAAACACAATCTGGGGGCGGTTGACCAAGATAGTTATACAAGTGCAGCAGAGCGTCTCGTTAACGCCGGCGAAATACTTGCAACCAAAGCCCTTGAGACGCCCTGGCACAGGAGGCAACCTGCAGCCGAGCGATACCAACATCTTTTTGAGCAAATCGAACCCGGCCTCAACTTTCTTTGCCTGCACGCAAATGCGCCGGGAGAGATCGAGGCTATCGAACCCGATTCCGCGCAAATTCGCATCGACGAGTATGAGGTGTTGAAGGACTCATCGTTTCGGAAATGGACAGACGGTTTGCCCGTTCGGCGCGGATCATTGCGGGAGGGCGTCAAGTCGATGACGAAAAGTTCTGCCTGTTCGACGTCGCCAGATGCACCCTCGCTCGGCTCATGA
- a CDS encoding Gfo/Idh/MocA family protein encodes MSKFRLGLIGAGRMGQVHLRAAAESSLVEIAAVADPVAATRLSLAGSGIKTYETAGEMIDSGEVDGVLIATPSKTHVDTVAEIAARGLPILCEKPCGVTAEEARKAAEVAERFKVHLQIGYWRRFVPELKQLRDNIRAGLLGDLYLVSCFQWDETPPAASFRATGGGAFVDMGVHEFDQMRWLTGQEPTNFRVAASKTTFAEAVKVDPDAVHLLCDLSDGSSGLVSLGRRFPLGDACWTQVFGTAGFAESRFFWPPDGEAVFLNALRAQLEDFVQAAEGGAPQGATAPDAVAALAVAEAATEVLSRELNQTDK; translated from the coding sequence ATGAGCAAATTCCGTCTTGGTTTAATTGGTGCTGGCCGAATGGGTCAGGTTCATCTTCGTGCTGCTGCTGAAAGCTCGCTTGTCGAAATCGCTGCCGTCGCGGATCCGGTAGCCGCTACTCGCCTTAGTTTGGCGGGCAGCGGGATTAAAACGTATGAAACCGCCGGTGAGATGATAGATTCCGGCGAAGTTGATGGCGTTCTTATCGCAACCCCCAGCAAGACGCATGTGGATACAGTCGCAGAGATAGCGGCACGCGGCTTACCCATCCTCTGCGAAAAGCCCTGCGGCGTCACTGCCGAAGAAGCTCGCAAGGCCGCCGAGGTGGCAGAACGGTTTAAAGTGCACTTGCAGATAGGATACTGGCGACGGTTCGTTCCTGAGCTGAAGCAACTCCGAGATAACATCCGCGCGGGGCTGCTTGGTGACCTTTACCTCGTTTCTTGCTTTCAATGGGATGAAACACCCCCAGCGGCTTCATTCCGAGCTACTGGAGGCGGTGCGTTTGTCGACATGGGCGTCCATGAATTTGATCAGATGCGCTGGCTTACAGGCCAGGAACCGACCAATTTTCGCGTTGCTGCCTCGAAAACTACATTTGCAGAAGCGGTGAAAGTCGATCCCGATGCTGTTCATCTACTTTGCGATTTGTCAGACGGTAGCAGCGGTCTCGTTTCGCTAGGGCGGAGATTTCCACTTGGGGATGCTTGCTGGACTCAAGTCTTCGGCACCGCAGGCTTTGCCGAATCTCGCTTCTTTTGGCCCCCAGATGGAGAAGCGGTCTTCCTGAATGCCCTCCGGGCCCAGCTTGAAGATTTCGTTCAAGCTGCCGAGGGAGGGGCACCACAGGGTGCAACCGCTCCAGACGCTGTTGCCGCGCTCGCCGTCGCCGAAGCAGCCACCGAAGTACTGTCACGCGAACTCAATCAGACGGATAAGTAG